One genomic window of Thermus caldifontis includes the following:
- a CDS encoding protoglobin domain-containing protein: MKRLASPPEEALVLDLPPLPEEVFADLLAFGGVGEEEKRAMRLDAERLLEGAASFVAGVYDHLSRHPGTARALGWEGRVKEEELYLRRAFFSAWLARTIGVDTSVEFAREVYRAGLWHGGLGPKGAWIPPEYVGLSFAQVGRYVAERVRDVRPWLVYLSAQEEVMRKGFDAASALREGKTAVRLQALGLAHPALPRPLSLRAGSVGEALFKAFAVNPALRDLALEALAAEEEAGLWLEPKTFWRLRPRWTVLLNGRDVRYLEGLATPLREGDLLTLLPPGR; the protein is encoded by the coding sequence ATGAAAAGGCTGGCCTCACCGCCTGAGGAAGCCCTTGTCCTGGACCTTCCGCCTCTGCCCGAGGAGGTCTTTGCCGACCTCCTCGCCTTTGGCGGCGTAGGGGAAGAGGAAAAGAGGGCCATGCGCCTGGATGCGGAAAGACTCCTGGAGGGAGCAGCTTCCTTTGTGGCGGGGGTCTACGACCACTTAAGCCGCCACCCGGGTACCGCCCGGGCCCTAGGCTGGGAGGGGAGGGTTAAGGAGGAGGAGCTTTACTTGCGGCGGGCCTTTTTCTCCGCCTGGCTGGCCCGCACCATCGGGGTGGACACCTCGGTGGAGTTCGCCCGGGAGGTGTACCGGGCGGGGCTCTGGCACGGGGGCTTGGGCCCCAAGGGAGCCTGGATTCCCCCCGAGTACGTGGGCCTTTCCTTCGCCCAGGTGGGGCGGTACGTGGCGGAGAGGGTGCGGGATGTGCGCCCCTGGCTCGTCTACCTCTCCGCCCAAGAGGAGGTGATGCGGAAAGGGTTTGACGCTGCCTCGGCCCTGAGGGAGGGCAAGACGGCGGTGCGCCTTCAGGCCTTGGGCCTGGCCCACCCCGCCTTGCCCAGGCCCCTTTCCTTGCGGGCAGGAAGCGTGGGGGAGGCGCTCTTCAAGGCCTTTGCCGTAAACCCCGCCCTCAGGGACCTGGCCCTGGAGGCCCTGGCCGCCGAGGAGGAGGCGGGGCTTTGGTTGGAACCCAAGACCTTCTGGCGCCTTCGGCCTCGTTGGACGGTCCTCCTCAACGGCCGGGATGTGCGCTACCTCGAGGGCCTGGCCACCCCCTTGCGGGAGGGGGACCTCCTCACCCTTCTGCCCCCGGGCCGCTGA